One genomic region from Amycolatopsis sp. FBCC-B4732 encodes:
- a CDS encoding Uma2 family endonuclease, with the protein MPDQLLSIEEYRALGESDRGFTELVEGRVVPSPGAGRAHNLAACRLAAQLERQLPRGLAFVLGTDLDLGLAAPGEPGFARRPDLLVFERTAHDPIRAQDVAVVVEIATTGSRRTDYRVKHDEYADAGIAHYWIVDITEPVTLVACQGYRDAPAVTGTFATGEPFAVELDLDALIGRHAGTAR; encoded by the coding sequence ATGCCCGACCAGCTGCTGAGCATCGAGGAGTACCGAGCGCTCGGGGAGTCCGACCGCGGCTTCACCGAGCTGGTCGAAGGCCGCGTAGTCCCCTCGCCCGGTGCCGGCCGCGCGCACAACCTCGCCGCCTGCCGGCTCGCCGCGCAGCTGGAACGCCAGCTGCCGCGCGGCCTCGCGTTCGTCCTCGGCACCGACCTGGACCTCGGCCTGGCGGCACCCGGCGAGCCCGGCTTCGCCCGCCGTCCGGACCTGCTGGTCTTCGAACGGACTGCCCACGACCCGATCCGCGCCCAGGACGTGGCGGTGGTCGTCGAGATCGCGACAACGGGCTCCCGGCGCACGGACTACCGCGTGAAGCACGACGAGTACGCCGACGCCGGCATCGCGCACTACTGGATCGTCGACATCACCGAGCCGGTCACCCTCGTCGCCTGCCAGGGCTACCGAGACGCGCCGGCCGTCACCGGCACCTTCGCGACCGGTGAACCCTTCGCCGTCGAGCTCGACCTGGACGCGTTGATCGGGCGGCACGCCGGAACCGCCCGGTAA